A single region of the Changchengzhania lutea genome encodes:
- a CDS encoding shikimate kinase, whose translation MIVVLIGYMASGKSTIGIILAKKLGYNFIDLDEYIEEKEKLKVKDIFTLKGEIYFRKKEAQYLNEILNEENRIVLSLGGGTPCYGNNLDHILNQTGVISIYLKAQIHTLVNRLKNEKSKRPLLAELENGDAVTEYIGKHLFERSHFYNQANITISTDNKAQNEIVEELVLALF comes from the coding sequence ATGATTGTAGTTTTAATTGGGTATATGGCATCGGGAAAGTCTACTATTGGGATAATATTAGCCAAAAAATTGGGCTATAACTTTATAGATCTCGATGAATATATAGAAGAAAAGGAAAAATTAAAGGTAAAAGACATTTTTACTTTAAAGGGTGAAATTTACTTTAGAAAAAAGGAAGCCCAATATCTCAATGAAATTCTGAATGAGGAGAATCGAATCGTTTTATCTTTGGGCGGGGGCACGCCATGTTACGGAAACAACTTAGACCATATTTTAAATCAGACTGGCGTTATAAGTATTTATTTAAAAGCCCAAATCCACACATTGGTAAATCGATTAAAAAACGAGAAAAGCAAACGTCCCTTGCTTGCTGAATTAGAGAATGGTGATGCGGTAACTGAATATATTGGGAAGCATCTTTTTGAAAGGTCTCATTTTTATAATCAAGCAAACATTACTATCTCAACCGATAATAAAGCCCAAAACGAAATAGTTGAAGAACTCGTTTTAGCATTATTCTAA
- a CDS encoding acetyl-CoA carboxylase carboxyltransferase subunit alpha: MEYLEFELPIKELEDQLQKCKLIGEESDVDVTETCAQIQEKLKVAQKDIYKNLTAWQRVQMSRHPDRPYTLDYIRAICGDTFLELHGDRGFKDDKAMIGGLGKIGDQSYMFIGQQKGFNTKTRQYRNFGMANPEGYRKALRLMKSAEKFGIPVVTLLDTPGAYPGLEAEERGQGEAIARNILEMTRLKVPIITVVIGEGASGGALGIGVGDTVMMLENTWYSVISPESCSSILWRSWEYKERAAEALKLTAVDMKKLKLVDEIIKEPLGGAHRDRAKTFKSVSNAIAKSYELLKNLSPVDLVSQRMEKYAQMGVYKG, encoded by the coding sequence ATGGAATATTTAGAATTTGAACTCCCTATAAAAGAACTTGAAGATCAACTCCAAAAGTGTAAATTAATTGGAGAAGAAAGTGATGTTGATGTCACAGAAACCTGTGCTCAAATCCAAGAAAAACTTAAAGTAGCCCAAAAGGATATATATAAAAACTTAACAGCGTGGCAGCGTGTACAAATGTCCCGCCATCCAGATAGACCTTATACCTTGGATTATATAAGAGCCATTTGCGGAGATACTTTCTTGGAATTGCATGGCGATAGAGGTTTTAAAGATGATAAGGCTATGATTGGTGGTTTAGGTAAAATAGGCGACCAGAGTTATATGTTTATCGGTCAGCAAAAAGGGTTTAATACAAAGACCAGACAATACAGGAATTTTGGAATGGCTAATCCTGAGGGTTATCGAAAAGCGTTACGCTTAATGAAGTCTGCTGAAAAGTTTGGGATTCCTGTAGTGACATTGTTAGATACGCCAGGAGCTTATCCCGGTCTAGAAGCTGAAGAGCGCGGTCAAGGCGAAGCTATTGCTAGAAATATTCTTGAAATGACACGTTTAAAAGTGCCTATTATTACAGTTGTAATTGGGGAAGGTGCTTCCGGAGGTGCTTTAGGCATTGGTGTTGGTGATACGGTCATGATGCTTGAAAATACTTGGTACTCTGTGATTTCACCAGAATCTTGCTCGTCTATATTATGGCGCAGTTGGGAATATAAAGAACGTGCTGCCGAAGCCTTAAAATTAACGGCTGTGGATATGAAAAAACTCAAATTGGTTGATGAAATTATTAAAGAGCCTTTAGGAGGCGCACACAGAGATAGAGCAAAAACCTTTAAATCGGTGAGTAATGCCATTGCTAAATCTTATGAGCTGCTTAAAAACTTATCACCAGTCGATTTGGTATCCCAACGCATGGAAAAATATGCTCAAATGGGAGTCTATAAAGGCTAA
- a CDS encoding DMT family transporter, with product MPNAKLQNYLHLHLLVFIAGFTAILGEIITITAIPLVWYRMVMATILMGIYVKVAKVKLKIPLKSIFKLSLAGIVIALHWITFFGAIDEANISIALAMFSTGAFFASFIEPLIYKRSIIWYEIFFGVIVIIGVFIITQSEIKYLNGIILGIASAFLSSLFAVLNGSFLKQHTATVISFYEFLSGVLFISFFLLFSSNGFSLEFFNISLSDLGYLFILASICTAYAFIASVYVMRHISPYTVVLTYNLEPIYGITLAIILFPEKEIMSSNFYYGAIIIITTVILNGILKNIRILKRKQS from the coding sequence ATGCCAAACGCTAAACTTCAAAATTATTTACACCTTCATCTTTTAGTTTTTATAGCAGGCTTTACAGCTATTTTAGGAGAAATTATTACAATCACGGCTATTCCGCTAGTGTGGTACAGGATGGTTATGGCGACAATCTTGATGGGGATCTATGTGAAAGTTGCGAAGGTGAAATTGAAAATACCGTTAAAATCAATTTTTAAACTATCCTTGGCAGGTATTGTAATTGCGCTGCACTGGATAACGTTTTTTGGCGCCATTGATGAAGCCAATATTTCAATTGCATTAGCCATGTTTTCAACAGGTGCTTTTTTTGCATCTTTTATAGAGCCGCTTATTTACAAACGCAGCATTATTTGGTATGAAATTTTTTTCGGAGTTATCGTTATTATTGGTGTTTTTATTATAACACAAAGTGAAATTAAATATTTAAATGGTATAATTTTAGGTATAGCATCAGCATTTCTTTCCTCCTTATTTGCTGTATTAAATGGAAGTTTTTTAAAGCAGCATACGGCAACGGTAATTTCGTTCTATGAATTTTTGAGCGGGGTTTTATTTATATCATTTTTTCTGCTTTTCTCTTCTAACGGCTTTTCATTAGAGTTTTTCAATATAAGTTTATCAGACTTGGGGTATCTCTTTATTTTAGCATCTATATGTACAGCTTATGCTTTTATTGCTTCAGTATATGTTATGCGACATATTAGCCCTTACACTGTTGTCTTAACCTATAATTTAGAGCCAATTTACGGGATTACCTTGGCCATAATTTTGTTTCCAGAAAAAGAAATAATGAGCTCTAATTTTTACTATGGGGCAATCATTATAATTACTACAGTGATATTAAATGGGATACTCAAAAACATTAGAATCCTAAAAAGAAAACAATCTTAG
- the rplT gene encoding 50S ribosomal protein L20 has translation MPRSVNSVAKRARRKKVIKQAKGYFGRRKNVWTVAKNAVDKAMQYSYRDRRNKKRTFRALWITRINAGAREHGLSYSQFMGALKANDIELNRKVLADLAMNNPEAFAAVVNKVK, from the coding sequence ATGCCAAGATCAGTAAATTCTGTAGCCAAAAGAGCCAGAAGAAAAAAAGTTATAAAACAAGCTAAAGGCTACTTTGGAAGACGTAAAAACGTTTGGACAGTAGCAAAAAATGCGGTTGACAAAGCGATGCAATATTCGTACAGAGACCGTAGAAACAAAAAGAGAACATTCCGTGCTTTATGGATTACCCGTATTAATGCAGGTGCCAGAGAACATGGTTTATCATACTCACAGTTTATGGGTGCGTTAAAAGCTAATGACATTGAGTTAAATCGTAAGGTTTTAGCAGATTTAGCAATGAACAACCCTGAGGCTTTTGCCGCTGTAGTAAACAAAGTAAAATAA
- the tgt gene encoding tRNA guanosine(34) transglycosylase Tgt, with protein sequence MVFDLLAKDEQSKARAGKITTDHGVIETPIFMPVGTVASVKGVHQRELKNDINPDIILGNTYHLYLRPQTAILEKAGGLHKFMNWDRNILTDSGGYQVYSLSANRKIKEEGVKFKSHIDGSYHVFTPENVMEIQRTIGADIIMAFDECTPYPCDYNYAKRSMHMTHRWLDRCINHLEKTPLKYGYEQAFFPIVQGSTYKDLRMQSAEYIANAGAVGNAIGGLSVGEPAEEMYAMTDVVCSILPEEKPRYLMGVGTPINILENIALGVDMFDCVMPTRNARNGMLFTAHGTINIKNKKWADDFSPVDEMGMTFVDTEYSKAYLRHLFTVNELLGKQIATIHNLGFYLWLVREARKHILAGDFRTWKDKMVKQMDNRL encoded by the coding sequence ATGGTATTTGATTTATTAGCAAAAGATGAGCAGAGTAAGGCGAGAGCAGGAAAAATAACCACAGATCACGGTGTTATTGAAACACCAATATTTATGCCTGTAGGAACTGTCGCATCTGTTAAAGGTGTGCATCAAAGAGAGCTTAAAAATGACATTAACCCCGATATCATTTTAGGAAACACGTATCATTTATATTTAAGACCACAAACTGCTATTTTAGAAAAGGCAGGTGGGTTGCATAAATTCATGAATTGGGATCGGAATATCCTAACAGACTCAGGAGGTTACCAAGTGTATTCACTATCGGCAAACAGAAAAATAAAGGAGGAAGGCGTAAAGTTTAAGTCGCATATAGACGGAAGTTATCACGTTTTTACCCCAGAAAATGTTATGGAAATCCAGCGTACAATTGGCGCCGATATTATCATGGCTTTTGACGAGTGTACACCATATCCTTGTGATTATAACTATGCCAAAAGGTCTATGCACATGACCCACCGTTGGTTAGATAGATGCATCAATCATTTAGAAAAAACACCATTAAAATATGGGTATGAACAAGCGTTCTTCCCTATTGTTCAGGGAAGTACCTACAAGGATTTGAGAATGCAATCGGCAGAATATATTGCCAATGCCGGTGCTGTGGGAAATGCCATAGGTGGATTATCTGTAGGAGAACCTGCCGAGGAAATGTATGCTATGACAGATGTTGTTTGCAGTATTTTACCAGAAGAAAAACCCAGATACCTTATGGGTGTAGGAACGCCAATCAATATATTGGAAAATATTGCGTTAGGAGTAGATATGTTTGATTGTGTGATGCCAACACGAAACGCTAGAAACGGCATGTTGTTTACAGCTCACGGTACTATTAATATTAAAAACAAGAAATGGGCGGATGATTTTTCGCCTGTGGACGAGATGGGTATGACTTTCGTAGATACCGAATATTCAAAGGCCTATTTACGCCATCTATTTACAGTGAATGAATTGCTAGGGAAACAAATTGCGACCATTCATAATCTAGGCTTTTATTTATGGTTGGTTAGAGAAGCAAGAAAACATATCTTAGCAGGAGATTTTAGAACCTGGAAGGATAAAATGGTTAAACAGATGGATAATCGTTTGTAA
- the dnaB gene encoding replicative DNA helicase: MKQPSTVQGYKVDKSTIISLEKGKIPPQALDLEEVVLGAMMIDKKGVDEVIDILSPDAFYKESHQHIFEAIFQLFENSEPIDLLTVSTQLKKNSRLELAGGDFYLISLTQKVSSSAHIEFHARIILQKFIQRSLIKISNEIIEDSYDETKDVFDLLDKAESKLYEVTQGNIKKSSETAQDLVIQAKKKIEEISNKEGLSGIPTGFTKLDKLTSGWQPSDLIIVAARPGMGKTALTLSMARNIAVDQNIPVAFFSLEMASVQLITRLISSETGLSSEKLRTGKLEKHEWEQLNVKVKGLEKAPLFIDDTPSLSIFDLRAKARRLSSQHGIKLIMIDYLQLMTGGSSHNGNREQEISMISRNLKALAKELNVPVIALSQLSRAVETRGGSKRPLLSDLRESGAIEQDADIVSFIYRPEYYKIDEWDDDDRSPTEGQAEFIIAKHRNGGLDNIRLKFIGHLGKFDNLDDFDSPFEFHSKMNAAANDDTFKTDGFKASPDQAFGSSFNDDEDDVPF; the protein is encoded by the coding sequence ATGAAACAACCAAGCACCGTTCAGGGTTATAAAGTCGATAAAAGTACTATTATTAGTCTGGAGAAAGGAAAAATACCACCTCAAGCACTTGATTTAGAGGAGGTTGTTTTGGGTGCCATGATGATTGATAAGAAGGGTGTTGACGAAGTAATTGATATTTTAAGTCCTGACGCCTTCTATAAAGAGTCACATCAACATATTTTTGAGGCTATTTTTCAGCTCTTTGAAAACAGCGAACCTATTGACTTATTAACCGTTTCAACGCAATTAAAGAAAAATTCAAGATTGGAATTAGCAGGCGGTGATTTTTACCTGATTTCATTAACACAAAAAGTCTCATCTTCAGCACATATTGAGTTTCACGCACGTATTATTTTGCAGAAATTTATTCAGAGAAGTTTAATCAAAATTTCGAATGAAATTATAGAGGATTCATACGACGAGACGAAAGATGTATTTGATTTATTGGATAAAGCGGAGTCTAAATTATATGAAGTTACTCAAGGGAACATCAAAAAATCTAGTGAGACCGCTCAGGATTTAGTAATCCAAGCGAAAAAGAAGATTGAAGAGATTTCCAATAAAGAAGGACTCAGTGGTATTCCAACTGGATTTACTAAATTAGATAAATTAACCTCTGGTTGGCAGCCTTCCGATTTAATTATCGTGGCCGCACGTCCAGGGATGGGTAAAACGGCTTTAACTTTGTCTATGGCACGAAATATTGCTGTAGACCAAAATATACCAGTTGCTTTTTTCTCCTTAGAAATGGCATCGGTGCAATTAATTACACGTCTAATTTCTAGTGAAACTGGTCTGTCTTCTGAAAAATTACGTACTGGAAAATTAGAAAAACACGAGTGGGAACAACTTAATGTAAAAGTAAAAGGACTTGAGAAAGCCCCTTTATTTATAGATGATACACCATCACTTTCTATTTTTGATTTAAGAGCTAAGGCACGAAGATTGTCATCGCAACACGGCATTAAATTAATAATGATTGATTATTTGCAATTGATGACCGGAGGAAGTAGCCATAACGGCAACCGTGAACAAGAAATTTCGATGATTTCTAGAAACCTAAAAGCCTTAGCCAAAGAACTCAATGTGCCAGTCATTGCATTATCACAATTATCACGTGCTGTTGAAACCCGTGGCGGAAGTAAACGCCCCTTGTTATCAGATTTGCGTGAATCGGGAGCCATCGAGCAAGATGCCGATATCGTATCGTTTATTTACAGACCGGAATATTATAAAATTGATGAGTGGGATGATGATGACAGATCGCCTACTGAAGGCCAAGCAGAATTTATCATAGCAAAACACAGAAATGGTGGTTTGGACAATATTCGCCTGAAGTTTATTGGCCATTTAGGTAAGTTTGACAATTTAGATGATTTTGATTCGCCTTTCGAGTTTCATTCTAAAATGAATGCCGCCGCAAATGACGATACTTTTAAAACAGATGGTTTTAAAGCCAGCCCAGACCAAGCTTTTGGTAGCTCGTTTAATGATGATGAGGATGATGTGCCGTTCTAA
- a CDS encoding RNA-binding S4 domain-containing protein, which produces MRIDKYLWCVRYYKTRSLATTACKKGQVKINNDVVKPSREVYATDIIELRKNQINYTLKVNDIPESRISAKLVDLYRTDTTPKEQFEAQELLKYSKDYYRKKGVGRPTKKDRRDIDDFTDENE; this is translated from the coding sequence ATGCGTATAGATAAGTATTTATGGTGTGTTCGATATTACAAAACAAGGTCATTGGCTACCACCGCATGCAAAAAAGGACAGGTAAAAATTAATAATGATGTGGTGAAACCAAGCAGAGAGGTTTATGCTACAGATATTATTGAACTTAGAAAAAACCAAATTAACTATACGCTTAAAGTAAACGATATTCCTGAAAGTAGAATAAGTGCCAAACTGGTTGATCTATATAGAACCGATACCACTCCAAAAGAACAATTTGAAGCACAAGAGCTTTTAAAATACTCAAAAGACTATTATAGAAAAAAGGGCGTGGGTAGACCTACAAAAAAAGATAGGCGTGATATTGATGATTTTACTGATGAAAATGAGTAA
- a CDS encoding outer membrane beta-barrel protein — MKKLIFILFAISIFPIASFAQSGTGFGIKGGLNYNANGDYFNSVGANAKNPDRNVGYHLGLFGKFGNQIYFKPEIVYTTTKSDYDDDSFKMQKIDAPLLVGLKVLGPISVFGGPSLQYILDTEFDGVAIDDVENDFSVGLNFGIGLNFDKVGVDLRYERGFSDNEATFLNNNGIGSGRLDTRPDQLILSLSLLL; from the coding sequence ATGAAAAAATTAATTTTTATTTTATTCGCTATTAGTATATTTCCAATAGCATCTTTTGCGCAATCAGGAACTGGATTCGGTATCAAAGGTGGTTTAAACTATAACGCCAATGGCGATTATTTTAATTCTGTTGGTGCCAATGCAAAAAACCCAGATAGGAATGTAGGCTATCATTTAGGCCTTTTCGGGAAATTTGGAAATCAAATTTATTTTAAGCCTGAAATTGTTTACACAACTACCAAGAGTGATTATGACGATGATAGTTTTAAAATGCAAAAAATTGATGCACCACTATTAGTTGGGTTGAAGGTTTTAGGGCCTATTAGTGTTTTTGGTGGCCCTTCACTGCAATACATTTTAGATACTGAATTTGATGGAGTTGCTATTGATGATGTTGAAAATGATTTTTCTGTTGGACTGAATTTCGGTATCGGCTTAAACTTTGATAAAGTTGGCGTTGATTTAAGATACGAACGTGGCTTTAGCGATAATGAAGCAACTTTTCTTAATAACAACGGGATTGGGAGCGGTAGATTGGATACGCGTCCAGATCAATTAATATTAAGTTTATCGCTTTTATTATAA
- a CDS encoding LptF/LptG family permease, with amino-acid sequence MKILDWYILKRYLFTFFMMLLLFIPIGITVHLAEKIGKILENEVPFDEVLLYLLDFTIYFAHLLFPLFLFLSVIWFTSKLANNTEVIAFLSSGVSFSRFLRPYLIGATIVGAIAIVLGLYLAPKASEGFNNFSYKYFKKGKSAVQNTNVFRQINDNEIIYVSNFDVKNKNGYNFTLEHFNSNELEYKITASAIKYIEEDTLYSLTNYVKRTIGEREDELEILTRKDTLFAFDVDDLIPVIYAAETKKYGDLKRFIAKEEARGSSNIGRFQLVLYRKWSLPVSVFILTIIAVAVSSKKRRGGMGVNLAVGICIAMVFVFFDKIFGVMAEQSDFPPLIAVWFPNVIFGILAAYLLYNAKR; translated from the coding sequence ATGAAGATTTTAGATTGGTATATATTAAAACGCTATTTGTTCACATTTTTTATGATGTTGTTACTGTTTATTCCTATTGGGATAACCGTGCATCTAGCAGAGAAAATCGGAAAAATTCTTGAAAACGAGGTACCTTTTGATGAAGTACTCCTGTACTTGTTAGATTTCACCATTTATTTTGCACATCTACTTTTTCCTTTATTCTTATTCCTTTCGGTCATTTGGTTTACGTCAAAATTGGCTAATAACACTGAAGTTATTGCCTTTTTGAGTTCCGGTGTGTCTTTCTCTCGGTTTTTAAGGCCATACCTGATTGGAGCAACCATTGTTGGTGCTATAGCGATTGTATTAGGTTTGTATCTAGCCCCTAAGGCCAGTGAAGGCTTTAATAATTTTAGCTATAAATATTTTAAAAAGGGTAAGAGTGCGGTTCAAAACACAAATGTGTTTAGGCAAATTAATGATAATGAAATCATTTACGTGAGCAACTTTGATGTTAAGAACAAGAATGGTTACAATTTCACATTAGAACATTTTAATAGCAACGAACTTGAATATAAAATTACTGCCTCGGCAATAAAGTACATCGAAGAAGATACCCTATATTCACTAACCAACTACGTAAAAAGAACTATTGGAGAGCGCGAAGATGAGTTGGAAATATTAACAAGGAAAGACACGCTGTTTGCTTTCGATGTGGATGATCTTATCCCAGTGATATATGCAGCGGAAACAAAAAAGTATGGTGATTTAAAACGTTTTATAGCAAAGGAAGAAGCACGCGGTTCTTCTAATATTGGACGTTTTCAATTGGTACTTTACCGAAAATGGAGTCTGCCAGTATCTGTTTTTATTCTTACAATTATTGCAGTGGCCGTATCTTCTAAAAAGCGACGCGGTGGCATGGGCGTGAATCTGGCAGTAGGTATTTGTATCGCTATGGTATTCGTTTTTTTTGATAAAATTTTTGGTGTTATGGCAGAACAGTCTGATTTCCCGCCGTTAATTGCAGTCTGGTTTCCTAATGTCATTTTTGGTATTTTAGCCGCTTATCTATTGTATAATGCCAAACGCTAA
- a CDS encoding asparagine synthetase B yields the protein MDVESQRNHLKAYGITYWTLNKDLKVKWLLNYRGGSFLLPDTESIQQECQIRGVSFEIISNAKAETILETINSPSQNMEAVVLEKAPKIAVYTPYGKQPWDDAVTMVLQYAEIPYETVYDEEVLNDGLLLFDWLHLHHEDFTGQYGKFYGAYRATSWYIEEKKSAEALAEKLGYDKVSEEKRDVALKIRDYVVGGGFMFAMCSATDSFDIALSAEGIDICEPMFDGDGSDPGYQNRIDYSKTFAFKNYILERSPMVYEFSSIDMTRKRMVSRTTDYFSLMEFSAKWDPIPTMLCQNHTALVKGFMGQTTAFIRDEIKSNVLVMGENKTNGEAKYIHGIKGKGFFTFYGGHDPEDYQHRVGDAKTELDLHPTSPGYRLILNNVLFPAARKKKQKT from the coding sequence ATGGATGTAGAAAGTCAGCGAAACCATTTAAAAGCCTACGGAATCACGTATTGGACGCTTAACAAAGATTTGAAAGTAAAATGGTTGTTAAATTATAGAGGGGGTTCTTTTTTATTACCAGACACAGAATCCATTCAGCAAGAATGTCAGATTCGTGGTGTTTCGTTTGAAATCATTTCCAATGCCAAAGCTGAAACTATTCTAGAAACTATAAACAGCCCCAGCCAAAATATGGAGGCAGTGGTTTTAGAAAAAGCACCAAAAATTGCGGTATATACCCCTTACGGAAAACAACCTTGGGATGATGCGGTAACAATGGTACTTCAATATGCAGAAATTCCTTATGAAACGGTTTATGATGAGGAAGTTCTAAATGATGGTTTACTGCTATTTGATTGGTTGCATTTACATCATGAGGACTTTACAGGTCAATATGGGAAATTTTATGGCGCCTATAGAGCAACCTCTTGGTATATTGAAGAAAAGAAAAGTGCTGAAGCATTAGCTGAAAAGCTAGGATATGATAAAGTGTCTGAAGAAAAACGGGATGTCGCTTTAAAAATTCGAGATTATGTCGTTGGTGGTGGTTTTATGTTTGCCATGTGTAGCGCGACCGATAGTTTTGATATTGCATTATCTGCTGAAGGCATTGATATCTGTGAACCTATGTTCGATGGTGATGGGAGTGATCCTGGTTACCAAAATAGAATAGATTATAGCAAAACCTTCGCTTTTAAAAATTATATATTGGAACGAAGTCCTATGGTTTATGAGTTTTCGTCTATAGATATGACAAGAAAACGGATGGTCTCTAGAACAACTGATTACTTTTCACTCATGGAATTTTCTGCAAAATGGGACCCCATTCCAACCATGTTATGCCAAAACCATACAGCTTTGGTAAAAGGATTTATGGGACAGACAACCGCGTTTATAAGAGATGAGATCAAATCTAATGTGCTGGTGATGGGTGAGAATAAAACCAATGGGGAAGCAAAATACATTCACGGGATTAAAGGAAAAGGCTTTTTTACATTTTATGGCGGTCATGACCCTGAAGATTACCAACATCGCGTTGGCGACGCTAAAACTGAATTGGATTTGCATCCAACATCACCAGGTTATCGTCTAATTTTAAATAATGTTTTATTCCCTGCCGCTAGAAAGAAAAAACAGAAAACCTAA
- a CDS encoding FKBP-type peptidyl-prolyl cis-trans isomerase: MKLGKFSIFIACILICLSACNKDDDGSGDFVPVPERDRGEQQIEDKAALVEYLEDHYYNSQEIAGIEDPSINDLIITELPEGENVPDGHTLLKTAVGDAKTTVYADTDYEFFVLDLNPRIDENDGGESPTFADNVFVTYEGFTLDNEVFDSAVNPVEFDLISLIPAWRKVLPSFKTAENYVENGDGTVDYINHGVGVMFLPSGLAYFSSPPLGSNIPTYAPLVFKFDLLKYFENDHDNDGIPSHEEDINGDGEFTLADDDTDGNTIPDYADTDDDGDGTPTIFEDLEDTDLNVDSDGDGDKTNDKNGDGDPSNDDTDGDGIPNYLDTDDSESKL, from the coding sequence ATGAAATTAGGAAAATTTAGCATCTTTATAGCCTGTATATTAATCTGCCTGTCTGCTTGTAATAAAGATGATGATGGCAGTGGTGATTTTGTACCCGTGCCCGAAAGAGATAGAGGAGAGCAGCAAATAGAAGATAAAGCGGCATTAGTAGAATATTTGGAAGACCATTATTATAATTCGCAAGAGATTGCTGGTATAGAAGATCCTTCAATTAATGATTTAATCATTACAGAACTTCCTGAAGGAGAAAATGTACCAGATGGTCACACTTTATTAAAAACTGCAGTTGGTGATGCAAAAACAACTGTATATGCCGATACAGACTATGAGTTTTTTGTACTGGATTTAAACCCTAGGATAGATGAAAATGATGGTGGTGAATCACCAACATTTGCAGATAACGTATTTGTGACCTATGAAGGTTTCACCTTAGATAATGAAGTATTTGATAGTGCTGTCAACCCTGTTGAATTTGATTTAATCTCATTAATTCCTGCATGGAGAAAAGTCTTACCAAGCTTTAAGACTGCTGAAAATTATGTTGAAAACGGTGATGGAACAGTTGATTATATAAACCATGGTGTAGGTGTTATGTTTCTCCCCTCTGGTCTTGCTTATTTTTCAAGTCCTCCGCTTGGCTCAAATATTCCAACATATGCTCCATTGGTTTTTAAGTTCGATTTGCTGAAATATTTTGAGAATGATCATGATAACGATGGTATTCCTTCTCATGAAGAAGATATTAATGGAGATGGGGAGTTTACTTTGGCCGATGACGATACAGATGGTAATACAATCCCAGATTATGCAGATACTGATGATGATGGTGACGGAACACCCACTATTTTTGAAGATTTGGAAGACACCGATTTAAATGTAGACAGCGATGGTGATGGTGATAAAACCAATGATAAAAATGGCGATGGAGATCCTAGCAATGATGATACTGACGGAGATGGAATTCCAAATTATTTAGATACCGACGATTCAGAATCAAAATTATAA
- a CDS encoding secondary thiamine-phosphate synthase enzyme YjbQ: MKCYQKELKLRPYKRGFHLITNDILKLVPEIKEIHVGQLQVFIKHTSASLTINENADSTVRDDFESHFNKMVPEEAPYYKHTYEGSDDMPAHIKASLLGASVQIPITNGKLNSGTWQGIYLCEHRDYGSSRSIVVTAFGE; this comes from the coding sequence ATGAAATGTTATCAAAAAGAACTGAAATTACGACCTTATAAAAGAGGATTCCATTTAATTACCAATGACATTTTAAAGCTTGTTCCTGAAATTAAAGAGATACATGTTGGACAACTACAAGTGTTTATAAAACATACCTCAGCAAGTTTAACCATTAATGAAAATGCAGATAGCACGGTGAGGGACGATTTTGAAAGTCATTTTAACAAGATGGTTCCTGAAGAGGCACCTTATTATAAACATACTTACGAAGGGTCTGACGATATGCCAGCACATATAAAAGCATCATTACTTGGAGCTTCAGTACAGATCCCTATTACTAACGGGAAACTAAATTCAGGAACTTGGCAAGGGATTTATCTCTGCGAACATCGAGATTATGGTAGCTCTAGGAGTATAGTGGTCACTGCTTTTGGGGAATGA
- a CDS encoding phosphoribosyltransferase family protein: MKANKNTILNHEEIQNKIRRIAFQIYENNVDEHEVILAGIETNGYILAKKLKSVLLKISDINPILCKVIIDKKNPSLDIRTSMAPEEYTNRSLVLVDDVLNSGTTLIYGVKHFLNVPLKQFKTAVLVNRNHKKYPVKADFKGISLSTSLHEHVNVFLDGKRYEAILE; encoded by the coding sequence ATGAAGGCGAATAAGAATACCATACTCAACCACGAGGAAATACAAAACAAAATACGTCGTATTGCTTTTCAGATATACGAGAATAACGTTGATGAACACGAAGTTATTCTTGCTGGGATAGAGACAAACGGCTATATTTTAGCCAAAAAATTAAAGTCGGTATTGTTAAAAATTTCTGATATTAATCCGATACTCTGCAAAGTTATTATTGATAAAAAGAATCCATCGCTGGATATAAGAACATCCATGGCACCAGAAGAATACACTAATAGATCCTTAGTTTTAGTTGACGATGTTTTAAACTCTGGAACCACCTTAATCTATGGTGTCAAGCATTTTTTAAATGTGCCATTAAAACAATTTAAGACCGCTGTTTTAGTGAACAGAAATCATAAAAAATACCCTGTTAAAGCAGATTTCAAAGGCATTTCGCTGTCTACATCACTTCATGAGCATGTGAATGTGTTTTTAGATGGCAAACGTTATGAAGCCATTTTAGAATAA